Proteins from a single region of Methanobrevibacter oralis:
- a CDS encoding class I SAM-dependent methyltransferase, translating to MIKLSYDVLKYRNQILSLARDEDVIVELGCHVGNTTKLILDNFKDVKVIALDNSPESLNAMNNLDCTFIKGDVRLHDVLESVFKIIQKCDILAIDLGGGYHPDTVFKVFYIWSSTFKPKHTLIRNRGLVEFSNSATSSEDYNSKSGYLESYADSGIPPQIKEFDLWTPNLSNK from the coding sequence ATGATTAAACTTAGTTATGATGTTTTAAAGTACAGAAATCAAATATTATCATTAGCACGAGATGAGGATGTTATAGTTGAACTTGGATGTCATGTTGGAAATACAACTAAATTAATCTTAGACAACTTCAAGGATGTTAAAGTTATTGCCCTTGATAATTCTCCCGAATCACTAAATGCAATGAACAATTTAGACTGTACATTCATCAAAGGTGATGTTCGACTTCATGATGTTTTAGAAAGTGTTTTTAAAATAATTCAAAAATGTGATATATTAGCTATTGATTTAGGTGGGGGATATCATCCGGACACTGTTTTTAAAGTATTTTATATTTGGTCATCTACTTTTAAACCTAAACACACTTTAATTAGAAACAGAGGATTAGTGGAATTTTCTAATTCAGCTACTTCAAGTGAAGATTATAACTCAAAAAGTGGTTATTTAGAATCTTATGCTGATTCAGGAATACCTCCGCAAATTAAAGAATTCGATTTATGGACACCAAATTTGTCTAATAAATAA